In Brachybacterium saurashtrense, the genomic stretch GCGCTCCTGCGAGGCGCGGCGGGTGAACACGAACATCTCCTCCGGGCGTCGCGCCTGCAGCGCCTGCGGATCGGAGAGGTCGAGGTCGCGGACCATCTCGTCGAGCGCGTCGAGATCCAGGGTGATGCCGCGCGAGTAGTCCTCGATCGCGGAGAACAGCGCCTTGCCCAGCCACGGGGCGGCATCGAACAGGGCGATGTGCGCGATCTCGCGCGCGGCCAGGAAGATCCGCGCCGCGCCCGGGTCCAGGGAGTGCGCGGCGATGAGGTCCTCGACGTTCGAGTGCACCAGCGCGGGCTCCCCGTCCCGGCCCAGCGGCAGCCCCAGATCGGTGGTGCCCGCGGCCTCGCGGGCGAGGGAGCCGATGGCGTGCCCGAACTGCACCCCGAACATGGTCCCGCCCAGGCGCTCCATCATCGCGGCCGGGTCCCCGCCGGGGACCGGCATCTCGCCGCCGAGGGCGCCCATCTGGCCCATCTGGGCGGCGATCGCCTCGCCGATCGCTCCGGCCATGTACTTCGCGACCGGCTCCACGATCGGCTTCCAGTGCGGCAGCGTGCGCAGCAGCCAGGTGCCGCGGCTGTACACGGCCAGCTCCGTGGAGGGCACGTCGAAGGACAGCACCGGGTCCAGCCACAGCCGCGCCACCTGGGCGGCCTGGCGCAGCGAGGCCACGTCGGACTCCGTGGGGGAGGGGTCCCCGGGGGTGCCGGCCGGATCCGGCGCGCCGGGGATGCCCGTCTGGCCGGCGGCGGTGCGGCGGGCGATGTCCTCGGCCATCTGCCAGTTCACAGGGCTGTCGCCCTGCGCCGCGAACATGTGCTGCATCTGGGCGGCGGCCGCCCGCAGCTGAGCGGGGTCCTGCGGCAGGTTCGCCTGCTGGGCCAGGGCCGAGAGGTCCAGGCCGTCCAGCGCCCCCTCGGGGAGCGCGTCCCCGAAGGTCTCCTTCAGGAAGCGCTTTAGCGCCTCCTCGTCCATGTCACCGGGTCCGCCCGGGATCGGGGCATCGCTCATGGCCACCTCCAGCTGTCCGTGGGGCGTCCAGCGTACCGACCGCACCTGGGCACCTGCTCCGGGTGGGGCACAATGTCCGGGTGATCGATCGCCCCGCCCCCTCCCCGCGCCCGCGTCGGGTGCGGGCGCTGCTCGCCCGCACCGTCGACGACGCCCAGCTCGCCCGGCCGGTCACGGCGCTCGTGTCCCTGGCCGTGCTCTGCGTGATGATCCTGGTGGGCTCGCTGCTGCCGGTGCCCTACGTGATCGAGCGGCCCGGCCCCGCGATCGACGTGCTCGGCGAGTACCAGGACGAGCAGATCCTGGTGATCGAGGGCGCGGACACCTACGAGACCGAGGGCGCGCTGATGATGACCACCGTCTCGGTGGACGGCGGCCCCGGGTACCGGGTCACCCCCGTCGAGGTGGTCACGGCCTGGTTCTCCCCCACCAGGCAGGTGCTGCCGCGGGAGGCGGTCTTCCCCGAGGGGCAGACCCGCGAGGAGACCGCTCTCACCAACGTCGCCGCGATGAGCACCTCGCAGCAGGGCGCCGTGGCCGTCGCGCTGGGCGAGCTCGGCATCGCGCACGAGGACGTGGTGATGATCGCGGGGGTCGAGGAGGGCGGCGCGGCCGAGGGCACGCTCGAGGGCGGGGACGTGCTCCTCGCCGTCGACGGCGAGAGCGCGCAGGACGTCGAGGGCTACCAGCAGCTGATCCGCGCGGTCCCGGACGGCGAGGACATCCCGATGACCGTGCTGCGCGACGGCGAGGAGCTCGACCTCGAGGTCCCCACCCGGGAGGTGGACGGCCGCTCGATGATGGGCGTGGTGCTCGCGCGCGGCTTCTCCTTCCCGCTCGACGTGGAGATCGCCGTGGGGGACATCGGCGGGCCCAGCGCCGGCATGATGTTCTCGCTGTCGGTGTACGACCAGCTCACCCCCGGGGCGCTCACGGGCGGTCACCGGATCGCCGGCACCGGCACCCTCGCCGAGGACGGCACCGTGGGGCCGATCGGCGGGATCCGCCAGAAGATGGCGGGCGCGGAGGACTCCGACGCGGAGTTCTTCCTCGCCCCCTCCCAGAACTGCGAGGAGGTGGTCGGTCACGTGCCCGAGGAGCTCGACGTGGTGGCCGTCTCCACCTTCGACGAGGCGCTCGCCGCCACCGAGACCATCGCCGAGACCGGCGACACCGAAGGCCTGACCACCTGTGAGGACGTGACATCGTGAGCTCGAAGAACCGACGCCGCACCCCGCGGAGGCCCACCGTGGTGTTCGACTTCGGCGGTGTGCTGAGCGCCGGGCACGACCCGGTCCCGGACGTCCACGAGCTGCTGGGCGGCGACGTCGAGACCCTGCGCGAGGCGCTGTGGCGCGAGCGCCCCGCCTACGACGGCGGGGAGATCGACGCCGCCGCGTACTGGGGCGCGGTCGCCGCCTCCGTGGGCGTCGAGCACCTCACCGAGGAGGAGGTGGCGGAGCTGCAGCGGGCCGACAACCGCTACTTCCTGCGCCTGGACCCCGACTCCCGCGCGCTGCTCCACGACCTGGCCCGCCACCGGGTGCGGCTCGCGCTGCTCTCCAACGCCTCCGTGGCCTTCGGCGAGGACGTGCGCCGCGCCGACTGGTTCGAGGCGTTCACCCTCGCGGTGATCTCGGGGGAGGAGCGCACGGTCAAGCCGGAGCGGGAGATC encodes the following:
- a CDS encoding zinc-dependent metalloprotease; translated protein: MSDAPIPGGPGDMDEEALKRFLKETFGDALPEGALDGLDLSALAQQANLPQDPAQLRAAAAQMQHMFAAQGDSPVNWQMAEDIARRTAAGQTGIPGAPDPAGTPGDPSPTESDVASLRQAAQVARLWLDPVLSFDVPSTELAVYSRGTWLLRTLPHWKPIVEPVAKYMAGAIGEAIAAQMGQMGALGGEMPVPGGDPAAMMERLGGTMFGVQFGHAIGSLAREAAGTTDLGLPLGRDGEPALVHSNVEDLIAAHSLDPGAARIFLAAREIAHIALFDAAPWLGKALFSAIEDYSRGITLDLDALDEMVRDLDLSDPQALQARRPEEMFVFTRRASQERALEELATTLALIEAWVDHVTTTALQGKLPDLEAMREVLRRRRAAGGPAEQMLSSTVGIELRPRRVREALAWWESVLDTEGEAGREAKWDHPDLLPTAEVLSGRPQAPQPTADQGSAEELADVSLPEDFDAELAKLLAGDGQDSAPREDEQGGLRGGAAGGGESGGEPDDPDRRGEPGTGRDGEDDQEPGSGDVR
- a CDS encoding YlbL family protein; translation: MIDRPAPSPRPRRVRALLARTVDDAQLARPVTALVSLAVLCVMILVGSLLPVPYVIERPGPAIDVLGEYQDEQILVIEGADTYETEGALMMTTVSVDGGPGYRVTPVEVVTAWFSPTRQVLPREAVFPEGQTREETALTNVAAMSTSQQGAVAVALGELGIAHEDVVMIAGVEEGGAAEGTLEGGDVLLAVDGESAQDVEGYQQLIRAVPDGEDIPMTVLRDGEELDLEVPTREVDGRSMMGVVLARGFSFPLDVEIAVGDIGGPSAGMMFSLSVYDQLTPGALTGGHRIAGTGTLAEDGTVGPIGGIRQKMAGAEDSDAEFFLAPSQNCEEVVGHVPEELDVVAVSTFDEALAATETIAETGDTEGLTTCEDVTS
- a CDS encoding HAD family hydrolase, which encodes MSSKNRRRTPRRPTVVFDFGGVLSAGHDPVPDVHELLGGDVETLREALWRERPAYDGGEIDAAAYWGAVAASVGVEHLTEEEVAELQRADNRYFLRLDPDSRALLHDLARHRVRLALLSNASVAFGEDVRRADWFEAFTLAVISGEERTVKPEREIYDILLDVLAHETGGVSVPSSVLFFDDREDNVAAARALGIDAHHWPRNGDAHPEGTEHGAAIARRVLAERGITLD